The DNA sequence AGACGATCCCTCATTTTCTTTTACGCAGCTTGAGCAGGATGTGGCAGCCATTGCAAGGGAATATCATATGGACTGGCATCTAGGAATTGAGCAGAAAAGAAAACGGATGGCGATTTTCGTTTCTAAGGCGGACCACTGCCTTCTCGAGCTTCTCTGGCGGTGGAAGGCCAAGGAAATCGCTGTCGATATTCCGCTCGTAATCAGCAACCATAACGAGTTGCAGGACATTGTAGAAAGTTATGGGCTGCCGTTCTATCATATTCCTTTATCTAAAGAGACGAAGGAGAGAGCGGAACAGCAGGCGCTGGAGCTTTTAGAGGGGAAGGTTGATTTTATCGTATTGGCCCGGTACATGCAGATTCTTTCGCCGGCATTTATTGCCCGTTATCCGAATCGCATCATTAATATTCATCATTCGTTCCTGCCGGCCTTTGTGGGCGCCAACCCGTATGCCCGCGCCTTTAACCGCGGAGTCAAGCTGATCGGTGCCACGGCTCATTACGTAACGAATGAGCTGGATGAGGGACCGATTATTGAGCAGAATATCCTGAGGGTGAATCACCGCTATACGATGGACGAATTAAAGGTGGCGGGCCGCCAGGTGGAAAGAAATGTGCTTGCGCAGGCCGTGGCTTGGCATGTGGCCGACCGGCTCATGGTATATGGCAATAAAACGATCGTATTTGCTTAATTCACTACAATATAAAAGCACAATCCCCAGAGGCTAATCTGGACGGGGATTGTGCTGGAAAAAGCTAGTCCCACCAGAGAAAAGCACGCTCCGTTATTTGCAGTTCTTCCTTTAAGGCTTCCACGCTGCCGCATCCCTGGTCGACGATATCTGGACAGAATTCATACAGATCCTCACAAAATGCATCCCAATCTTCTGGCTCGCCTGCAAGTAAAAACTGGACTGTATCTGTTTCGGCCTGGAAAATATCGATGCCAAAGGCCCGGTCATATTCGATAAGCTTTTCGATGACCTCTTCTGTCAGCATATCGTAATTGACCGCATCCGTTTCCATTAAACGCAGAATATCGAATTGAGAATCCCCTGTGCCAAGAACAACTTCAACCATTCCCGCCGCTGGGGCATCCTCGGAAAGAAAGCTAGTTGTGCCGATGAAGCTGAGCACATTGTGCGCCGCTTTGGAACGCATGGTTTGTATCACCGCGAAGGCGTCCTCCTGCTCAACAAGCACGGAATAGGCGCCGTCTTTTTTTGTTCTGCCAAAATTAACCGTAAAGTAAGGGCGTACTGTCTGTCCGGTCAACTCTTGCAGCTCCTGTACCATGTCCGCAATGTTCATCTCGCTCTCTCCTCGCAAAGTAGTATATATTCAGAAAATGATAGT is a window from the Aneurinibacillus sp. REN35 genome containing:
- a CDS encoding DUF4253 domain-containing protein; the protein is MNIADMVQELQELTGQTVRPYFTVNFGRTKKDGAYSVLVEQEDAFAVIQTMRSKAAHNVLSFIGTTSFLSEDAPAAGMVEVVLGTGDSQFDILRLMETDAVNYDMLTEEVIEKLIEYDRAFGIDIFQAETDTVQFLLAGEPEDWDAFCEDLYEFCPDIVDQGCGSVEALKEELQITERAFLWWD
- the purU gene encoding formyltetrahydrofolate deformylase, producing MYEKRATLLISCPERPGIISTISHFLFEHKANIIQFDQHTTDPTSGIFFMRIEFTVDDPSFSFTQLEQDVAAIAREYHMDWHLGIEQKRKRMAIFVSKADHCLLELLWRWKAKEIAVDIPLVISNHNELQDIVESYGLPFYHIPLSKETKERAEQQALELLEGKVDFIVLARYMQILSPAFIARYPNRIINIHHSFLPAFVGANPYARAFNRGVKLIGATAHYVTNELDEGPIIEQNILRVNHRYTMDELKVAGRQVERNVLAQAVAWHVADRLMVYGNKTIVFA